Part of the Propionimicrobium sp. PCR01-08-3 genome, AGGAACACGGCAACCAGGTCGTGAAGGCTCTGGTGCCGCTGTCGGAGATGTTCGGTTACGTCGGTGACCTGCGTTCGAAGACCTCGGGCCAGGCGACCTACACCATGGAGTTCCACTCCTACGGTGAGGTGCCCAAGAGCCTTTCCGACGAGATCGTCGCCAAGGCACGCGGCGAGATCTGATCGTCCCAGATAGAACCACTGCTAGCGGGCATATTAAGATGTCTGCTAGCAGCAGGTCGCCCGGGTATCCAAACTGGCTCGCGGTCAGTTCGCTTTCAGCGCTGCCCAACCGGTTTGACTCTTGGACCGCGGGCGACGAGAATTACTAAGGTTCGTGGGTGAACGCCCGCGGCCCTGAAGCTAAAGCAAATCAGGACAATGGAGCTGCGGGGTCCTCCCACAGCCACGAAACAGGTGTGCCACGCAACCAGCGTGGCGACTAACCAGAAGGAGCCCAAGTGGCAAAGGCCAAGTTCGAGCGGACCAAGCCGCACTGTAACATCGGCACCATCGGCCACGTCGACCACGGCAAGACCACGCTGACGGCGGCGATCACCAAGGTGCTGCACGAGAAGTACCCCGAGTTGAATGCGGAGTCCGCTTTCGACCAGATCGACAAGGCGCCGGAAGAGCGCCAGCGCGGTATCACCATCTCCATCGCGCACGTCGAGTACCAGACGGAGAAGCGTCACTACGCGCACGTTGACTGCCCCGGTCACGCTGACTACGTCAAGAACATGATCACCGGTGCTGCCCAGATGGACGGCGCAATCCTGGTTGTCGCCGCGACTGATGGCCCGATGGCTCAGACCCGTGAGCACATCCTGCTGGCCCGCCAGGTCGGCGTGCCCGCCATCGTCGTTGCCCTGAACAAGTGCGACATGGTGGACGACGAGGAGCTCATCGAGCTCGTCGAGATGGAGGTCCGCGAGGCGCTGTCCGAGCAGGACTTCGATGGCGACAACTGCCCGGTCGTCCGGGTGGCCGCGTTCCCGGCCATGAACGGCGACCCGAAGTGGACCCCGTCGATCCTCGAGCTCATGGACGCCGTGGATGAGTACATCCCGCAGCCGGCCCGTGAGCTGGACAAGCCCTTCCTGATGCCCGTCGAGGATGTCTTCACCATCACCGGCCGCGGCACCGTGGTGACCGGCCGTATCGAGCGCGGTCACATCAAGACCGGCTCGACCGTCGAGCTCGTCGGCTTGGCCCCGACCCAGACCACCACCGTCACCGGTGTCGAGATGTTCCGCAAGATCTTGGACGAGGGCGAGGCGGGCGACAACGTCGGTCTGCTGCTCCGCGGCACCAAGAAGGAAGACGTGGAGCGCGGCATGGTCGTCGTGGAGCCGGGTTCGACCACTCCGCACACCGAGTTCCAGGGCAACGTCTACGTGCTGACCAAGGAGGAGGGTGGCCGTCACAAGCCGTTCTTCTCGAACTACAGCCCGCAGTTCTACTTCCGCACCACCGATGTCACCGGCACCGTTTCGCTGCCGGAGGGCACCGAGATGGTGATGCCCGGCGACAACACTGACATGAACGTCGTGCTGCAGAAGCCGATCGCCATGGAGCAGGGCCTCAAGTTCGCCATCCGCGAGGGTGGTCACACTGTGGGCGCCGGTCGCGTGACCAACATCGTTAAGTGATCTGAAGTAGGCATTGGCGCATAGCTGCCAACTGGTTGTGGTCCGTTCCCGAAAGGGAGCGGGCCACAATTGTGTTTAGGAGGAGTCGGGTTGAGCCAGAAACCTGCCGGTTCGCTCAGCTGTTTTTCAGATTCATAGCCGACTGTTTGCGCGACGCGCGGGTGAGGTTCTGGACCTTTTGGTAGCAACTGCTTTACGTTCTGTTGAGCGGTGTCTGATTGCGACCCGTGTATACAACAGAAAGCAGGACAACGTGATTCGGGATCTTCCCCGTTACTCGAATTCGGCTGTCCGATCCACTCGGCGCACCTGGCGATGCATCGTCCAGGCAATTGTTGGCGCCGGCGTCGCTGTGGCGCTGTCGATCGGACCGGCGACGGCGAACGTTCATGCCGATGAGCTGGACGACCAGTACGAGCAGGTGCAAGCGCAGGTCGATGCCCAGGCGGCCGAAGTTGGCGGGCATCAAAGCGAGTGGGACGCAGCAAATGGCGTGCTGCAACAGTCGCAGTCAGAGCTGGCCGATGCCCAGGCGGTGTTGGCGAGCGCGCAGTCCGCGGAGGCGTCCGCCCAGCAGAAGTCGACGGAAGCGGCACAGGCGCTGCAGACCGCGACCGAGAATCTCACGGCGGCGCAGTCCGATGTGGATGATGCTCAGGTGGCGGTCGACGAGCAGCAGAAGAAGGTCGGACTCGCTGTCCAACAGGAAACCCAGCAGAATAAGTCGCTGACGGCGGTTGGGCTGCTGTTCAGCAATATGAGCACCAGCGATCTGAACAATCAGCTGCAGTGGACGAACAACGCGATGAACTCGATCCAGAACGAACTGGACGTGCTCAACGCAGCGTTGGATGATCTGGAGGTCAAGCGCGATGCGATGGCCTCAGCCCAGCAGGACGCGCAGCTGGCCAGGGACACCGCGGTGGCCCAATTCGAGGAGGCCCAGCAGACGTCGCTGACGGCCTTGGACGCGGCAAATCAGGTCGCGGAGAAGGTGGCCGCCAGCCAGTCCGCATTGGATGCGGTGCAGCAGATCTTGGACCAGGCGCTGGCCCAGGACTCCGAGCTTCGCCAGCGGGCCTCCGACCTGGCCGGGCAGATTCAGGCCAGGGACGACGCGGCGGCAGCAGCTGCTGCGGCGGCGGCAGGAGCGTCGGCGGCGGGTTGGGTGGCCGCCCAGTCGTCTTGGGTAACGGCGAACATCGCGCCCGGCCAGATCCAGCCCTTTAGTGTCGAGCAGGCGGTGGCGCAGGCCGAGGCCATGAACGGCAACATGAATTACGGGGACATGTGCCTGGCGCTGGTGGCGGCCTTCTACGGCTATTCGAGTTCGGGCGTCAACAGCGCCACCGATGCCGCCAACATCGTGGCCAACGCGGGCCAAATGCAGTACGACACATCGGCCATCCCGGTGGGGGCGCTGGTGTTCTACGACGGAACTCCGGCCGGAAACCCGTTCGGCCATATCGCGATGTATGCCGGCAACGGGATGATCTACTCCAATGGCGCCGCCAACGGCGGGGTCGGAATGATCTCGCTCGACACCCCGTCGTCCGGCTGGGGAGAGCCGCTGATCGGCTGGTCGAGCGTCTGGTTGCCCTACGCGACGGCGTGATTCCGCTTGCCAACGGATGCTTGCACGGTCGAGTCTTCATTGGAGTGCAGCCGCCAGCTCGAGGCGGAGTATCGCGTGCTCTGTTCGAGCGATCTCTACGTCGCGGGCATCCGTAGACTTGCGGTATGTCCGAGCGTGATGAACCATGGAATGACCCGGATGGGCCGACGCTCGAACCGGACGCAGTTCTGGACCCGGTACCCGGCGTCTCGCAGACCAGCAGGACGCTGACTCTCATCCTCGACGATCTGCTCCGGGTGCCCGGCACCGAGATCGGCATCGGCCTGGACGGTTTGGTGGGGCTCATCCCCGGCATCGGGGACGCCAGCACGACGGTGGTTGCCACCGCGATCCTGGCTGACGCCGTGCGCAACAGGGTGCCGATACCGGTGCTTGCCCGGATGGGATTCAATCTGGGGGTGGACGCGCTGCTGGGCCTGGTGCCCGGAGTGGGTGATCTGCTCGACATCGCGCACCGCGCGAACCGGAAGAACCTCCGCCTGCTGGAGGCCGCCGTGAACGATCGGCAGCGCACCAAGCAGCGTTCCACGGTCTACCTGATATGCGCGATCGGGCTGGTCGCGAGCACGCTGATTGTT contains:
- the tuf gene encoding elongation factor Tu, with amino-acid sequence MAKAKFERTKPHCNIGTIGHVDHGKTTLTAAITKVLHEKYPELNAESAFDQIDKAPEERQRGITISIAHVEYQTEKRHYAHVDCPGHADYVKNMITGAAQMDGAILVVAATDGPMAQTREHILLARQVGVPAIVVALNKCDMVDDEELIELVEMEVREALSEQDFDGDNCPVVRVAAFPAMNGDPKWTPSILELMDAVDEYIPQPARELDKPFLMPVEDVFTITGRGTVVTGRIERGHIKTGSTVELVGLAPTQTTTVTGVEMFRKILDEGEAGDNVGLLLRGTKKEDVERGMVVVEPGSTTPHTEFQGNVYVLTKEEGGRHKPFFSNYSPQFYFRTTDVTGTVSLPEGTEMVMPGDNTDMNVVLQKPIAMEQGLKFAIREGGHTVGAGRVTNIVK
- a CDS encoding DUF4112 domain-containing protein, encoding MSERDEPWNDPDGPTLEPDAVLDPVPGVSQTSRTLTLILDDLLRVPGTEIGIGLDGLVGLIPGIGDASTTVVATAILADAVRNRVPIPVLARMGFNLGVDALLGLVPGVGDLLDIAHRANRKNLRLLEAAVNDRQRTKQRSTVYLICAIGLVASTLIVLLAALIWGIWLLWRLITG